TGAAGATTACAGATATCCGCACTTATATCGTAGGCAATCCGTGGAAAAATTGGTTGTTTATCCAGGTGGATACGGATGAAGGAATTAGCGGCTTGGGAGAAGGAACGTTAAACGGGTTCTCCAAGACAGTAGAGGCAGCTATTCATGAGTTAAAGCATTTGGTGATAGGAATGGATCCGTTTGACGTGGAAACGATATCTCTCAAAATGATTCGCGATGTATATTCGGATGGCGGCCAAATTCAAGGCTCTGCTCTTGCGGCTGTTGAAACCGCTTGCTGGGATATTATGGGCAAGGCAACAGGGTTGCCGATCTATAAGCTACTTGGAGGCAAATGTCATGATAAGCTACGCTGCTATGCCAATGGCTGGTACCGTGGAGAAACGAGCGAGGCCGGTTTCTTCGAGCAAGCACGTGAAGTTGTGGACAAGGGCTATACAGCTTTGAAATTTGATCCATTTGGAGCAGCTTGGAGAACCGTTGACCGTTCCGATTTTGCGAAAGCTATTGGAAATATTGCTGCCGTGCGGGAAGCGGTAGGGCCGGATGTTGATATATTAATCGAAGGACATAATCGATTCAGTGTTCATACGGCATTACAGTTCGCGGAGGCGATGCTCCCGTATAGTCCTACTTGGTTCGAAGCGCCTGTTCCTCCATCCCGCGTTTCTTCGGTCGTTGAAGTGGCCAAACGCAGTGCTGTACCTATTGCTTGCGGTGAAGATTATTACAATCGCGAGCAGTTTGCCGAGCTACTTAAGCACGACGCCGTTCATATTATTCAGCTAGAGCCGCAATTCCTTGGATTAAGTGCATCTAAGCAGATTTGTGGGATGGTTCACGCGCATAACGGAGTTACTGCTCCGCATAGCGCTCAAGGTCCTATCTGTTCCATCGTTTGCTCCCATTTGAACATGGCGACTCCGAATTTCTTCCTGCATGAAATCTTCGATGATTTCAACCATTCATGGGCACAGGAAATATTTACACCTCCATTCAGAGTGGTGGACGGCTACCTGCAGCCACCGGAGCGTCCCGGACTTGGGGTAGAGCTTAATCTGGAGGAAGCTGCTAAGTATCCTTATCAGCCTGGTCACTGGCTACCGCTATTCAAGTCGGGCTGGGAAAAACGGGAGCCAGTCCAATGAAGGAGTTGAACATGTTGACTATGAAGGCATTAGTATATGAAGGTCCAAGAACGATGAATATGAGGGAAGTTCCCATTCCGGTATTAAAGTCAGATGAGGTTCTTATCCGAGTGGAGCGGGTCGGAATATGTGGCTCCGAGCTCGGTGGATATTTGGGACATAATTCACTGCGTAAGCCACCTCTTATTATGGGACATGAATTTTCAGGCATTATTGAAAGCGTAGGGGAGCAGGTAAATAGCTTTCAGCCAGGCGTACGCGTCACGGCTAATCCATTAGTTACTTGCGGAACGTGTCGTTATTGCCGCAACGGACAATCCCAATTGTGCAGCGCAAGGAACTTGCTCGGAGCGCACAGGCCGGGGGCATTCGCACAATTTGTTGCTGTCCCAGCAAAGAACGTCTATCGGTTAGAAGATCATATATCGTTCGATGAAGGAGCTTTAGCGGAGCCGTTGGCTTGTGCGGTTCACATTTGTCGGCTATTAAGCTTAACTCCAACAAATAGGCTACTCATATACGGCGCAGGTCCAATAGGGTTATTCGCGTTGCAGGCAGCTAAGGTTTACGGATTAAGCGATATCGTTATTGTAGATTTAAATGAAGCAAGACTTGAGATCGCTAGAGAGCTCGGCTGTATTGCGGTAACAAGCCTGGACAGTATCGACAATGCTAATGGATTCGATGCCGTCATTGATGCCGTAGGAGCGGAATTTACCCGTCAGAAAAGCATTGCAGCAGCTCGTCCCGGAGGAAAGGTTATATTCACGGGCTTACATGAAGCCGATAGCAAATTGCCTGTGAACGATATGATTCGTAACGAGATTTGGACGCAAGGCGCTTTCGCCTATTCCGAAGAAGACTTTGAAACGGCATTGCTATGGATCGGGCAAGGAAAAATTCATTTGCTTCCATGGATGGAGACTGCACAGCTTAGCGATGGAAGCGCATGTTTCGAGAAGCTGATTACGGGTCCGGGGAAAGTGGCGAAAATCGTACTCTCGTTGGAAAATATATAACTCAAACGCAATAAAAGTATACTGACTCCGAGGTGAGCCGATGAGCTGGGAAGGTAAGGTCATTATCGTAACGGGCGGCGGTGGCGGTATTGGTCGCGCAATCGTACACAGATTCGCCGAAGCTGGGAGTACAGTCGTTATCGTAGGTCGAACTTTGAGTAAGGTTGAAGCTGTACAATTGGAGATTAAGGAAAAGGGTTATCAAGCGGTTGCCATGTCTGCGGATGTATCGTCGGAAGAGGATGTGAAGCGGGTTGTAAGAGACACGGTAGAGTTATTTGGTAGAGTTGACGTGATGGTCAACAATGCCGCTGTTTGTCCGCAAATCCGCTTGACTGACTTAAGTCTGGCCGAATGGAATAACGTCGTAACCAATAATTTAACGTCGGTATTTCTGTTCTGCAAAGAGGTTATTCCGTCTATGCTGAAGCAAGGCGGAGGGGCTATTGTAAACTTGAGCTCCGTGCATGCCCTAGCTACTCTCGACGGCTATTCGGCCTACTCTGCATCTAAAGCCGGAATTGTTGGGTTGACGCGGGCGATTGCGCTTGACTACGCGAAGCAGAACATTCGTGCCAACACGGTGCTACCTGGAGCGGTACAGACTCCGATGCTGGAAAGCAGCGTGAAAAACTTGGATACGGCTCGGGAAGATATTATGAAGCAATGGAATGATTCGCAGCCTATCGGTCGTGTAGGACAGCCGGAGGAAATTGCAGCAGTGGTGATGTTCGCCGCAAGCAGCGACAATTCGTTCATGACGGGTACGACTTTGGTAGCCGACGGTGGAATGACTGCAGAATTGTGATAACGGTTATGAAAGACAAGTGATTGTGCCGCAATGGGACAGAGATAGGCGGAGACGCCGTCTAATTCTCGGCATTGGGAGCGAAATGGGAAAGAGTTAGGCGGAGGTGCCGACTAATTCTCTGTATTGGAGCGAAATGGGAAAGAGTTAGGCGGAGACGCCGACTAATTCTCGGCATTGGGAGCGAGATGGGGAAGAGATAGGCGGAGGTGCCGACTAATTCTCTGTATTGGAGCGAAATGGGAAAGAGATAGGCGGAGGTGCCGACTAATTCTCTGTATTGGAGCGAAATGGGAAAGAGTTAGGCGGAGACGCCGACTAATTCTGCCCAAAAACAGGGACTGCCTCAGAAGGTAATTACCTTCTGGTACAGCCCCTGTTTGCCATGCATCGAAGCCAGCCATAACCGAAACGACTGCTAAGAAATCTTGCCCATCAGACGAGGAAGGGCTTCAAGCAGCAGCTCTCTTGTAAAAGCATCGCCGGAATTCCATTTCGCTGCTTCCACGACATAAACTCTACCCTTCTGAACAGCAGGGAGGCTTCGCCAGAGGGCGCTTCTCATGAGCTCCTCCATGGCTTCTTTAGAATCCTTTTTCTGAGGAAGCAGCATGAAAATTCTATCTCCCGCATATTCAGGTAAAAGCTCTGCAGAGATTTCCATAAACCCATCCCCTGAATCGATAATTTCCTGAATTCTATCAACAGGCTGAAAGCCGAAAGGGTGGTAGAGTGCCGAAGAAAGTCCAGACGCCCCCATAACGAATAGCCGCTCCCCATGATCGAAAATAAACACAGAGGCTGTTTCACCATGATTAATATGGGTTTGTAGCTTTTTCCACGCGAGCGCAGCTTTAGTGTTATACACATCCAGCCACTTCTCAACCTCATGCTTTCTTCCAAGTAAATGGCCGAGTGCATTCATACGCTGCTCTAGCGGTGCGAAGGTATTAAATGTTACAGTAGGAGCAATTTTAGAGATTTTGCTGTATTGCCTTTCATCAGCGTTGGCGAAAATAATTAAATCCGGCTTCAGCGCCTTTAAGATATTAGGATTAATAGGATCTCCAACATCCTCTACATTCTTTACCCTATCTTTAAACGCGGAATGATCAATCCAGAATACTCCCCCACCGATAGCTTCAATGCCAAGAGCTAGTAGATCACCGAAGGTTTCCCCGAAAAAGATAATACGCTGGGGCTGAGCTGGTATTTCAACATCGTGTCCTGTCCAATCTCTCACTTTTGTTTTATTACGCTTATAACGGGCATATTGCTTAGGAGTCACACCAGTCGTATGACGAAATCTCCGGTTAAAGTAGTACTCATCAGTAAAGCCGACCTGGTGGGCAATTTCCCGTAAAGGTGCATTGGAATCAATGAGCAATTCCTTAGAGCGATTAATACGTAGCTCTGTTAAGAAATCTAGCGGTCGCTTGCCAGTTAACTCCTGAAATATGGGAGTGAACTGCCAGTGCGGCATGTTAGCTAATTGGGCAAGCTGTTTGACTGTAATATTGTGTGTGTAGTTGTTCTGCAAATAATGAATAGTGCTTTCGACCGATTGGGTAGAGTTAAACAAGCTGTCAGAAGGTAGATTATGTTCGATTATAAAGCCAAGCAATTCCTGAAAGCGCAGCTGCTGCTTAAACGACTCAATATCGCTCTCGTAGCTTCTTTCCGCATATATTTCCTCTGTGAGACGAATTAATCGAGAGAAGGGGTATGCGATCATTTCAAATCGGTCGGCAAAAATATTTTCTACATATATCTCAGGCTGCTGATTTAGATTGCTTATGGCAGTAAAGCTAATTTGGAAAAAGCGAAGTGCTTTGTCATGTCCATTTTCGATTTGAATGGACCGATTCGGTGACAGCAAATAGCACTTGTCAGCAGTGAAAGGGACAATATGGCTATCCATATGTAAGCAGCCTGTTCCAGCAGTAACGATCAGTAGTGTATGATACGTCGTTGTTTGTTTATCGGAATGCCACCCTACAGATTGGACTTGTAGCTCAATATCCGACAGGTGGAAAATCAGGGAGCGGAGTGGAGCAGATGTCGGCGCTCGGTTGATCATCTAAATGTGCTCCTTTTTTAGTGAGAATGATTATCATCTATCTCTCATTGTATATAAATAAAAGAAGCTTTTCAACGGAATCTTGAAAAGCTTCTTATGTATGTTAGTAATAAAAATCGATTTATTTAAGAATCATTTTTGGCAGCTCGTCCACCAACCATTCTCTAGCTATTGCATCACTATTGGATTTGTTAATATCTAAATAATAGACATGACCTTTCTTAACAGCAGGAAGATTGAGCCAAATAGAACTCTTCATCATCGCTTCAGTTGACTGCCTTGACTCATCTTCAGTAGGATTAAGAATAAAAATACGATCGCCAGCAAATTCCGGTAAAGTCTCCATAGAGAGTTGTGCGAAACCTTTATTAGAGTCTAGTACAGCTTGAATTTTTTCAGTAGGCTTAAACCCGTCTGGAACGTATAATGTTTGAGGGAGACCTGCACGCGCCATAACAAACAAGCGATCACCTGGATAGTAAGTAAAGACGGAAGCCGTTTCACCTGGTTGTATTACTCCATCATCATGTAGCTGCTTCCACATTGCGGCAGTTTTATCGTTGTATTTTGCAATCCACTGCTCCGCTTCTTGTTTCTTACCAATATAATCGCCAAGCAATAGCATTCTATCTTCTAATGAAGCGAAGGTATCAAATACAATTGTTGGAGCAATCTTGGAAAGCTGCTCATATACCTTCTCATCGGCGTCGCCAGTGATGATCAGATCTGGATTAAGCCCAATTGATATTTCTAGATTAATAGGAAAACCAACATCGGTAAGTTGTTTAACTTTATCCTCGTAAACGGAGTCTACCGTAAAAATATAAGCAGCTCCAACGAGCTTTGCGTCAAGTGCTATGAGATCGCTTAAAGTCTCGCCCCAATAGATGATTCTTTGAGGAGAAGTTGGGATTTCTACCTCGTGCCCTACATAATCCTTAATTTTTCGAGTATTAGCTGGTGCTTCTTCGGTGCTCTCAGCGGCTTTTTCCGAAGCGTAAGGGGAGCTAGTCTGAACGTTACTACCTGTTGCCTCTGCATTATTTTGTTTACCTGAATCTTTACCGCAAGCGAGTAACAGCGTACTCATTAATGCTAACATACATAAAACTGTCGTAAAATTTTTTGCAAACTTCATGTTTTATTCCCCCAGAATGGTATAATATAGATAATGATTATGATTCTCATTATCAATAAAATCAATCATAATGGCTACATATAGATGACTCAATGGATAAACTCAGGCTCTGCATTTCATTTTGTACAAAAAGGGCCCTCACAGAGTCGTTATATATAGAAGTGTCATTAAAAATTAATTTTGTACAAAAAAACATTCACATTTGTCCATTGAAATATTTAGGAATAATGTTATATACTCAATTGGGTGAAAATGAGAATCAATATCATTGTTATTGAGAAAAGCAAGTAATGAAAGACAAATAGACAGCAAGGGTGGCAAGTATGAATCAAATAGGGAATTCGGTAAATGGAAAGGCAGCCACGAAGGCTGTAAAGCTGCGAACACGACCGTGGGCAGCAGTGCTAATTCTTACTCTTGGTATAGTTGCATTAGGATTAGGTATTGCTGTGTCCATATCATTCGGTGCGGCAAATATTAAGCTTTCCGAGGTGTGGGCAGCGATCTTTCAGTTTAATCCTGATTTAACGCAGCATCAGATTATTCAGGAGCTCCGTCTGCCACGTGTGCTTGGTGGGGCAATGGTAGGGGCAAGCTTCGCAGTAGCAGGAGCTATTATGCAAGGGATGACTCGTAACCCGTTAGCAGACTCCGGATTACTGGGAATTAATGCAGGGGCAGGCTTCATGCTAGCTGTTTGCTTTGCTTTTCTGCCAGGGCTACCGTTCATGTACCTCATCCTTTATTCTTTCTTGGGTGCAGCTGTGGGTGCGGGGCTAGTATATGGTATTGGCTCCTTGGCCAAAGGAGGACTAACTCCAGTAAGGCTAGTGTTGGCAGGTGCAGCTTTGAGTGCGCTGTTGTCAGCACTAAGTGAAGGAATTGCGTTATATTTCCGTATTGGCCAGGATTTAGCGTTCTGGTATGCAGGTGGTGTGGCAGGAACGAAATGGTTCCAGCTCAAAATTATGTTTCCATGGTTTGCCATCGCCATTATTGGATCGATTATCATTTCCCGTTCGATTACGATGCTCAGCCTTGGTGATGACGTAGCTAAAGGCCTTGGGCAACGCACTGCCATAGTCAAGCTGGCGGGTACGGTTTTTGTATTGATTCTAGCGGGCTCATCTGTTGCTATAGTTGGGGCGGTCGGGTTTATCGGACTCATTATTCCTCACTTGACGCGTTATCTTGTTGGGGTTGATTATCGCTGGATTATTCCATGCTCTGCAGTGCTCGGAAGTCTCTTAGTTGTGCTTGCTGACTTAGCAGCACGGATGATCAATCCACCATATGAGACGCCAATCGGAGCCCTTATTGCACTCTTTGGTGTTCCATTCTTCCTATATTTGGCACGTAAAGAAAGGAGAGAGCTGTAACGATGAAGGATGTATCGTTAAATCTTTCCGAACAGCGTCAAAGAAAACGGAGCATTACAGTGTTAACGGTGCTCGGAATTCTTATTGTCATTGTTTTTATTATTAGTATGAATACTGGTTACATACGTCTGTCCCCGAAGATTTTGGTTCAAACCTTATTCGGTATGGGAACTGAAAAGCAATCGCTTATTTTGTTTGAATTTAGGCTCCCACGAATTGTAATATCTTTGCTTATAGGTGCTGGACTGGCAATCTCTGGTTGCGTTATGCAAGGGATTTCCCGAAATGCTCTAGCCGATCCCGGTATTCTAGGTATTAATGCTGGTGCGGGGCTCATGGTAATGCTGTTTATTTCCTTCTATCCTTCGACTGCAGCGGCTCCGGTATATTTGCTTCCGGTACTCGCTTTAGTCGGTGCAGGGCTAACAGCCACACTCATATACACCCTTGCGTACAAACGGCATCATGGCATATCGCCAACTCGGTTACTGCTTACAGGT
This portion of the Cohnella abietis genome encodes:
- a CDS encoding mandelate racemase/muconate lactonizing enzyme family protein: MKITDIRTYIVGNPWKNWLFIQVDTDEGISGLGEGTLNGFSKTVEAAIHELKHLVIGMDPFDVETISLKMIRDVYSDGGQIQGSALAAVETACWDIMGKATGLPIYKLLGGKCHDKLRCYANGWYRGETSEAGFFEQAREVVDKGYTALKFDPFGAAWRTVDRSDFAKAIGNIAAVREAVGPDVDILIEGHNRFSVHTALQFAEAMLPYSPTWFEAPVPPSRVSSVVEVAKRSAVPIACGEDYYNREQFAELLKHDAVHIIQLEPQFLGLSASKQICGMVHAHNGVTAPHSAQGPICSIVCSHLNMATPNFFLHEIFDDFNHSWAQEIFTPPFRVVDGYLQPPERPGLGVELNLEEAAKYPYQPGHWLPLFKSGWEKREPVQ
- a CDS encoding galactitol-1-phosphate 5-dehydrogenase is translated as MKELNMLTMKALVYEGPRTMNMREVPIPVLKSDEVLIRVERVGICGSELGGYLGHNSLRKPPLIMGHEFSGIIESVGEQVNSFQPGVRVTANPLVTCGTCRYCRNGQSQLCSARNLLGAHRPGAFAQFVAVPAKNVYRLEDHISFDEGALAEPLACAVHICRLLSLTPTNRLLIYGAGPIGLFALQAAKVYGLSDIVIVDLNEARLEIARELGCIAVTSLDSIDNANGFDAVIDAVGAEFTRQKSIAAARPGGKVIFTGLHEADSKLPVNDMIRNEIWTQGAFAYSEEDFETALLWIGQGKIHLLPWMETAQLSDGSACFEKLITGPGKVAKIVLSLENI
- a CDS encoding SDR family NAD(P)-dependent oxidoreductase, encoding MSWEGKVIIVTGGGGGIGRAIVHRFAEAGSTVVIVGRTLSKVEAVQLEIKEKGYQAVAMSADVSSEEDVKRVVRDTVELFGRVDVMVNNAAVCPQIRLTDLSLAEWNNVVTNNLTSVFLFCKEVIPSMLKQGGGAIVNLSSVHALATLDGYSAYSASKAGIVGLTRAIALDYAKQNIRANTVLPGAVQTPMLESSVKNLDTAREDIMKQWNDSQPIGRVGQPEEIAAVVMFAASSDNSFMTGTTLVADGGMTAEL
- a CDS encoding AraC family transcriptional regulator, producing MINRAPTSAPLRSLIFHLSDIELQVQSVGWHSDKQTTTYHTLLIVTAGTGCLHMDSHIVPFTADKCYLLSPNRSIQIENGHDKALRFFQISFTAISNLNQQPEIYVENIFADRFEMIAYPFSRLIRLTEEIYAERSYESDIESFKQQLRFQELLGFIIEHNLPSDSLFNSTQSVESTIHYLQNNYTHNITVKQLAQLANMPHWQFTPIFQELTGKRPLDFLTELRINRSKELLIDSNAPLREIAHQVGFTDEYYFNRRFRHTTGVTPKQYARYKRNKTKVRDWTGHDVEIPAQPQRIIFFGETFGDLLALGIEAIGGGVFWIDHSAFKDRVKNVEDVGDPINPNILKALKPDLIIFANADERQYSKISKIAPTVTFNTFAPLEQRMNALGHLLGRKHEVEKWLDVYNTKAALAWKKLQTHINHGETASVFIFDHGERLFVMGASGLSSALYHPFGFQPVDRIQEIIDSGDGFMEISAELLPEYAGDRIFMLLPQKKDSKEAMEELMRSALWRSLPAVQKGRVYVVEAAKWNSGDAFTRELLLEALPRLMGKIS
- a CDS encoding ABC transporter substrate-binding protein; amino-acid sequence: MKFAKNFTTVLCMLALMSTLLLACGKDSGKQNNAEATGSNVQTSSPYASEKAAESTEEAPANTRKIKDYVGHEVEIPTSPQRIIYWGETLSDLIALDAKLVGAAYIFTVDSVYEDKVKQLTDVGFPINLEISIGLNPDLIITGDADEKVYEQLSKIAPTIVFDTFASLEDRMLLLGDYIGKKQEAEQWIAKYNDKTAAMWKQLHDDGVIQPGETASVFTYYPGDRLFVMARAGLPQTLYVPDGFKPTEKIQAVLDSNKGFAQLSMETLPEFAGDRIFILNPTEDESRQSTEAMMKSSIWLNLPAVKKGHVYYLDINKSNSDAIAREWLVDELPKMILK
- a CDS encoding FecCD family ABC transporter permease, with protein sequence MNQIGNSVNGKAATKAVKLRTRPWAAVLILTLGIVALGLGIAVSISFGAANIKLSEVWAAIFQFNPDLTQHQIIQELRLPRVLGGAMVGASFAVAGAIMQGMTRNPLADSGLLGINAGAGFMLAVCFAFLPGLPFMYLILYSFLGAAVGAGLVYGIGSLAKGGLTPVRLVLAGAALSALLSALSEGIALYFRIGQDLAFWYAGGVAGTKWFQLKIMFPWFAIAIIGSIIISRSITMLSLGDDVAKGLGQRTAIVKLAGTVFVLILAGSSVAIVGAVGFIGLIIPHLTRYLVGVDYRWIIPCSAVLGSLLVVLADLAARMINPPYETPIGALIALFGVPFFLYLARKERREL